In Trifolium pratense cultivar HEN17-A07 linkage group LG7, ARS_RC_1.1, whole genome shotgun sequence, a genomic segment contains:
- the LOC123900031 gene encoding uncharacterized protein LOC123900031, which produces MRSKVILTSSSGSVDRKPSSDATVKKISPGSVSGEATSSLSTISSERSLRYANRSRCASATENGAPPPAKKQRVKAAVGTPHLRRRGEVILKFLSHGGSSEGKIREMIGDSPDTSKALRMLLRVDAVKRSGSGGRHDPFVYSVTG; this is translated from the exons ATGAGATCTAAGGTAATATTGACATCTTCTTCCGGTTCCGTTGATCGGAAACCGAGTTCCGATGCGACGGTTAAGAAGATTTCTCCAGGATCTGTTTCCGGCGAGGCTACGTCGAGTTTATCAACCATTTCAAGTGAACGAAGCTTGCGTTACGCTAACAGAAGTAGATGTGCTAGTGCGACAGAGAATGGAGCACCGCCTCCGGCGAAGAAGCAACGTGTCAAAGCTGCTGTTGGAACGCCGCACCTGCGTCGGCGCGGAGAAGTAATATTGAAGTTTCTCTCTCACGGTGGTTCTTCTGAAGGGAAGATCCGTGAAATGATCGGTGATAGTCCTGATACTAGCAAAGCTCTGCGAAT GTTGCTTAGGGTGGATGCTGTGAAAAGATCAGGATCAGGCGGGCGCCATGATCCCTTTGTTTATTCG GTAACTGGATGA